Part of the Halopenitus persicus genome is shown below.
CAACATCGACGGCACGCGGGCCGTCTTCGAGGCCGCCGTCGACGCCGGCGTCGACCGGGTCGCCTACGCCTCCTCGAACCACGCCGTCGGCCACTACGAGACCGACGAGCGGACGCCCGGGATGTACCGGACCGACGACGACTACCGCCTCGACGGGACGGAGTTCCCCCGGCCCTCGAACCTCTACGGCGTCTCGAAGGCGACCGGCGAGCTGCTCGGCCGGTATTACCACGACGAGTACGGGATCGACGTCGTCTGCGTCCGGATCGGCAACCTGACCCGAAGCCACCCGCCCCGCGAGTACGAGCGCGGCCAGGCAATGTGGCTCTCCCACCGGGACTGCGCGCATCTGTTCGACCGCTGTCTCCGCGCGGACTACGGCTTCGAGATCGTCTACGGCATCTCCGACAACGACCGCAAGTACTACTCGATCGAACGCGCCCGCGAGGTGCTCGGCTACGAGCCGCGGGACAACTCGGCCGAGTACACCTTCGAGGGCGACCCGCGGGACGACGCTTGAGGACGTTCGGACAGCCGTATCATACCGGAACCGGATTCGCTCAGTATGCTGAGCGATCCGATCTGATCGAAGTTCAACGTACAACGTTTTGGCTGAGAGACCCGATCAGTTCCTATGGTATCACTCGTAGCTCGATTCCGCCGATTTCCACGCGATCGACCCGTCCTCGCACTCGTATTCGCCATTCTGACCGTCGAAATCGTCGGGGCTTCCGGATCCATCTTCACGATACAAAGTCTCAGCACGTGGTACGATACCATTCAGCGACCGATGATCGCTCCCCCGAACTGGATATTCGGTCCCGTCTGGACCACCCTGTTCGCACTTATCGGAGTCGCGTTATGGCTCGTCTGGCGCCAAACCGAGTCCTCACCCCGCGAGGCCCGGATCGCTTTTGGCGTATTCGTGGTACACTTCGTCTTCAATTTGGGATGGTCTGCAGTCTTCTTCGGATTGCAGGAGATTGGGTGGGGGCTGGCCGTGATTGGACTCCTCTGGCTACTCATCGTCACGACGATGTGGGCATTCGACCGCGTTGATCGACGAGCAGCACTCCTCCTCGTACCGTATCTCCTCTGGGTCTCATTCGCCGCCTATCTCAACTATCGCTTCTGGGTGTTGAATTAGACCGCGACTCTCGGGCACTCCTTCCCCACGCCAGCATCGGGCAGATATGCCTCCTATCTTCCTGCGAGGAGAGCGTCCCACCCTTCAGCGTGGGAGGGACTCCGTTAACCCTCCACGAACCACATCTCTCGTGGCCCCCTCGTCTGACAGACTCTCGAAATGCGTAAATTGTGTTCTATTCCACAACAATGAAAATAAGATGGCTTGATACGATTTTACGACGCCCTCGTCACTCGTCGTAACCTAGGCAGGTCCCTCACTCCTCGGCGTCGGCCTCGTGCACGTGGCCACACTCCGGACACCGAACCTCCTCGCCGCGGATCCGCTGGCTCGACTCCCGAACCTCGCGCATCACGCTGGAGATCTGCTCCTCCGCCTCCAGCTCGTCCTCGACCGCCAGGTCGACCCCCTCGACCTCCATCAGGAACTTGGCGATCTCGGTGACCTCGTACATCATTTCGTCGAGATCCTCGGCGGTGAAGAAGCCGCACATCGCGCCGTAGAGGAACGTCGCGCCCGCCTTCGTCACCTTCCCCTCGAAGGAGTGGCGCGCCTGGTTGACCGCCTGCGGCGTGTAGGTGTCGGTCATAAAGGGAACCAGTTCGGGGAGGTTCTCGCCGATCTTCGTCATCTCGACGCCGGTCTCGGTCCGGAAGTCGGCACACAGCCGCGCGATCGCCCACTCGCGGGCAGTGATGTAGGTCCGGTCCCGGAGGAACTCGTTGACCCGGTCGTACTGCGCGCCGTCCATCTTCGTGAACCGCTCGTACTTCCGGACGTCCTCGGGGACGTCGCTCTCGCCCGATTCTCCCGCCTCGGCCGGCCCGGCCGGCTCGGGACCACTCTTCTCGGCCGGCTCGGGACTCCCGCCCGTGTCGGTTTCGGCGGGTCCGCGTTCGTCGGTCGACTCGGAGCCGACCGCCGATTCGGGGGCCTGCTCCTGGTCCTCGCTCATACTGTCGTTAATCCGACCGGCGGCCAAAAGCGTTCCCCGTCATCGCTTTCTCGTCGCGGATCGACGTCGTTGACGGTCCAGGGGGACGGCCGACCCCGGCCGGTGAGTCTCACTCCGCGACCGAGGGCCGTGGGGAACCGGTTCGCAGCCGCCGCAGCGTCGTCACGACGATCGCGCCGGCGACGGCCACGGCGGCGCCCAACACCAGCACCAACCCCACCGTCTCGAGCAGCGCGATCCCGAGGAGGCTGCCGAGCTCGCCGACCGCGACCGCGACCGCGCCGGCCAACAGCATCCCGCCGAAGTACACGGTGATCCCGTCCGAGTCGACGACCGCGGTCGCAGCCGACCCGATCCGGGCGCCGAGCGCGCTGCCGAACAGCAGCGGGACGACGATCCCGAGGTCGACGCCGCCGCTTTGCCCGTAGAGGTAGCTGCCGATCCCGCCCGAGAAGACGATCTCGAAGAGGTCGGTGCCCACCGCGACCGGCACGGGCGCACCGATCGCGTAGATCATCGCGGGCATCCGGATGAAGCCGCCGCCGACGCCGAGCAGCCCCGAGAGGAACCCGGTCGAGAGGGCCACGACCGTGATCACCCACACGGAGACGCGCACGTCGCCGCGGAGGGTGACCATCGGGGGGATCCGAACCGTCTCTTGGATCCGCTTCGCGATCGCGGGCGGGGTGTGGTCCGAGAGGTCCGCACCGTCGGCGCCGCCGTGACCGTGGCCTCCCTCGGTCGGTCCATCGTCATTCCCGTCACCGCCACCGTCGTCCCCGTCACTGTCGTCGTCACCGCCACCATCGTCCCCGTCACCGTCGGCCGCCAGCGCGTCGCGGGTGACCATCGCACCGATCCCGCCGAGCAGCAGGACGTAGACGGCGTTGATCACGCCGCCGGCGAGGCCGAGGTCCTGGAGGTAGAAGACCGTCATCCGGCCGATCTCGATGCCGACCGTCGTGCCGACGATCATCAGCCCGCCCAGCTTGTAGTCGACCTGCCCGAGGTCGTGGTGTTTCAGGGTGGCGATCACCGCGGTCCCGAAGACGAAGGCCATTCCGCTGCCGACCGCCACGCTGGGCTGATAGCCGAACAGCAACAGCGCGGGCGTCACGAGGAAGGACCCGCCCATCCCGAAGAACCCGAAGAGGATCCCGACGACGAGCCCGAATCCGACGAACAGCGCCGCCATCTCCGGACCGGTCCCGAAGACGGAGAACTCGCTGACGGCACCGACGGTGCCGACGCCGTCGATCAGGGCCTCACTCGCCCCCAACGCCGTCACCCCCGACCAGTGCGTCCAGGATCGCCGGGCCGACGAGGCGCTCGAGCCCCGCGTACCCGACGTACAGGACGATCGCCTCGAGCAGTACCGTCCCGATCAACCGTGCCGCGACCGGATCCCAGCTCGGAACCGCAAGCCCCGCCATTATCGTCGATCCTCCGTTCGCCGAGCCGACCGCACGGCGGTCGTTCGTGGTCCGTCGTCGGTCGTTCGTGGTTCGTACATTTCTACTCACGTCACCGTATCGGCCGCTCGGATATAATGGTTGTGGGTTTATTGCACAATACTATATTCCGGTAACTCCTCCCCCACCATTTATAACCAACTCATAAGTTATCGAGTGATGTTCCGCTTCGGTCGCGATCCGCCACGATCAGCCGCGATCGCGCGCTCGACGCCGGTGGCGCGGCCGCGACGTTTCCGTTCGGGGCTGCCTGGTGATGCCTCCGTCCGAACTTCGACGTTCGAAACTGGCCGAGTTCGCCGATCCGGTCGGTTCAACGGCCGGAAGGGCCCCGTTGCTGACCGTTCGAGGTAGGGTTTAAAAGGAACTGCACGATAGGGTACGAAAACGGGAGGTAAGCGGTCTCCGGTCGACGATCGACGGGATCCGGATCACCGGTCGACCGGATCGCCACGAGCTGCCGCTGTGTTCCCGTTCGCTATTCGGCGTACTCGTCGATCAGCGCTCGCAGTCGTTCCTCGGGCTGTGCACCCACGACCTCCTCGACCTGCTCGCCGTCGGCGAACAGGACGAGCGTGGGGACGCCCCGAACGCCGTAGGCGCTTGCCAGCGCCTGGTTCTCGTCGACGTCGACCTTCGCGACCGTGGCGTCCGTCTCGGCCGCGAGCGTCTCGACGACCGGCTCGAGCATCTTACAGGGGCCACACCACTCGGCGTGGAAGTCCACGAGGACGACGCCGCCGCCGGCGACGACGTCGTCGAGCGCCTCCCGGCCGTTCACGTGTACCGGCTCGTCGCGGTCGATCCCGTTCCCGCTTGCGGATGATCTCGTTGCCATCATCGTTCGATAGTCGCCGACGGTAGTTAAGAGTTTTGGGTCTATCAAACAATATAGTTCCCGGCGAGGGACCGGGGAAAACGGCGAGTCAGCTCGTTCGGCCGTCTAAATGATGGCGTTCAGGGCGAACGATCCGGGCCATATCCGTCACCCGCCGCTCCACTTCGGCGACGATCGGCCATTCACGGTTACGGACAGGCTTGTACGATCTCTACACAAGCCTTTTAAGCACTCGGCGGCTAGCCGTACACATACGATGCCAGACTCGATGTCGGAACAACTCCAGCAGGACATGGAGTGTGAGGGACTGCTCGAGTGTTTCCACGGCCTCAAACAGCTCGATAAGGACTGTTTCAGGGCGCTCGTCCGCGCCGAGGAACCTCTGACCGTCGACGAGGTCGCCGAGGCGGTCGACCGCGAGCGGTCGACGGCCTACCGGGCCATCCAGCGGCTCCTGCAGACGGGGTTCATCCGGAAGGACCAGGTCAACTACGACCAGGGCGGCTACTACCACGTCTACTCGCCGACCGATCCCTCGAAGATCGCCGACGACATGCAGCGGATGCTCAACGACTGGTACGCCAAGATGGGCCAGCTCATCCAGGAGTTCGAGACGAAATACGAGTCGGCGGACGCGACGGTTCCCGCCGAGAGTTGATCGCCCGACCGCCCGTTGCTTTCGTCGGTCGTTGCTTCCCCCTCCGCTGCTTTCGTCGCCTAACCCGCCGCTCATCTGACCCGCCGCTTGCCTGACTCGCCGTTCATCTGACTCGCCGCTTGCCTGACCAGTCGATCGCCCGACCGAACGTCCGGTCGAACGCGATAACGGCTGCCCGACCAGTGGCGTCTGTGTTATAAATATTGTGCACTATTAACAAGATTAATGGGTTCGCCGGCCGAACCAGATCGTATGGACGTGACGACGAGCGCGGCTGCACGACGCCGATCGCGGAGACACGTGCGAAGACACGCCGGACCCAGCGCTCCCGCCAGGTCGAGTGCCGGACCGCTGTGGTCGGCATCCCCGACCGCGGAGGCGCTCCGATGACGCCGCTGACGCTTCGGGCGGACGTGCCGGCCCTGCAGGAGGCCGACTACTTCAACTACGGCGCTCACGGACCGAGTCCGCGGTCCGTCCTCGAGGCGACCGACTCGTTTCTCGAGACGTTCGAGTACGAGTCGCCTGCCCGATCGAATCCTTACGTAACGGCGACCGAGGCCGTCGATCGGACCCGGGAGACGGTCGCGGCGTTCGTCGGCGCGGACCCCACGGAGATCGCGCTCACGGAGAGCACGACCGCCGGGATCAACGCGATCGCGAACGCGATCGACTGGGAGCCCGGCGACGTCGTCGTCCGGACCGACCTCGAGCATCCGGCCGGGATCCTCCCGTGGGACCGGCTCAAGCGGGAGGGCGTCGAGGTGCGCGTCGTCTCCACCACGGAGGGACGGATCGACCGCGAGGCGTACGCCGAGGCGGTCGCGGACGCGCGGCTCGTCTGCTTCTCGGCGATCACCTGGACCCACGGCACCCGGCTCCCCGTCGCCGAGCTGGTCGACGTCGCCCACGACGCGGGCGCGTTCGCGCTCGTCGACGCGGTCCAGTCCCCCGGACAGACGCCGATGGACGTCGCCGACTGGGGCGCCGACGCGGTGGCGGCGGCCGGCCACAAGTGGCTGTTGGGCCTCTGGGGCGGCGGCTTTCTCTACGTCGACGACGACGTCGTCGACCAGCTCCACCCGCGTTCGCTGGGCTACCGGAGCGTCGAGACGCCCACCGCGGACCCCTACGAGCTCGCGGCCGGCGCCCGTCGCTTCGAGGTCGGCACGGCGAACCCGGCGCCTCACGTCGGGCTCCGGGCGGCGATCGAGACGCTGGAGTCGGTCGGGATCGACCGGATCGAGGGCCGGATCGGCGAGCTCGCCGGCCGGCTCGCGGACGGCGTCCCCGCCGACCGGCTGTTGAGCCCCGCCGAGCCCGAGTCGGGACTCGTGACCGTCGACGTCGACGATCCCGAGACGACCGTCGAGCGGCTCGCCGACGAGGGGATCCGGCTTCGCGACCTCCCGCATCCCGAGGCGGTCCGCGCCTCCGTGCACGCGGTCAACACCGAGCGTGAGGTCGACCGACTGCTCGAGGCCCTCGAGGCGGCGTGGTGACGATGTCCGATCCTGACGCCGCTTCCGGGGCCGTGTCCGACGCCGCCGACGATGAATCCGAGGCCTCCGAAGGGGGACCCGTCCGCGTGTGGCTCGTCGAGCGGACCTATTCCGACGACGAGCAGAACATGGTCATCCTCGTGTACGCGACCCCCGACGGGACGCGGTACTTCCGGAAGGAGCGCGCGCTCACGAGCTTCACCGACGTCCGCGACACGACCGCCGCGGTGGCGGTCGACCCCGGAAACCTCGGCGCCGTCGACGAGCCCGACCGCCGCGAGCGGTACGCGGACGAGGCCGCCCGGATGGCCGCGGCACACGACCCCGACGACGTCGTGTGATCCGATTGCGATCCCGCTCGACCTGATCGCGACCATCCGTTCCGCGAGTACCTTTTTCCGGACTGCCCACGACCGGACCGTATGTCCGGGATCGTGTTCTTCCGGTGTACGGACTACGAGTCGACCGCGTCCTTTTACGTC
Proteins encoded:
- the trxA gene encoding thioredoxin; this encodes MATRSSASGNGIDRDEPVHVNGREALDDVVAGGGVVLVDFHAEWCGPCKMLEPVVETLAAETDATVAKVDVDENQALASAYGVRGVPTLVLFADGEQVEEVVGAQPEERLRALIDEYAE
- a CDS encoding TSUP family transporter, with protein sequence MAALFVGFGLVVGILFGFFGMGGSFLVTPALLLFGYQPSVAVGSGMAFVFGTAVIATLKHHDLGQVDYKLGGLMIVGTTVGIEIGRMTVFYLQDLGLAGGVINAVYVLLLGGIGAMVTRDALAADGDGDDGGGDDDSDGDDGGGDGNDDGPTEGGHGHGGADGADLSDHTPPAIAKRIQETVRIPPMVTLRGDVRVSVWVITVVALSTGFLSGLLGVGGGFIRMPAMIYAIGAPVPVAVGTDLFEIVFSGGIGSYLYGQSGGVDLGIVVPLLFGSALGARIGSAATAVVDSDGITVYFGGMLLAGAVAVAVGELGSLLGIALLETVGLVLVLGAAVAVAGAIVVTTLRRLRTGSPRPSVAE
- a CDS encoding aminotransferase class V-fold PLP-dependent enzyme — its product is MTPLTLRADVPALQEADYFNYGAHGPSPRSVLEATDSFLETFEYESPARSNPYVTATEAVDRTRETVAAFVGADPTEIALTESTTAGINAIANAIDWEPGDVVVRTDLEHPAGILPWDRLKREGVEVRVVSTTEGRIDREAYAEAVADARLVCFSAITWTHGTRLPVAELVDVAHDAGAFALVDAVQSPGQTPMDVADWGADAVAAAGHKWLLGLWGGGFLYVDDDVVDQLHPRSLGYRSVETPTADPYELAAGARRFEVGTANPAPHVGLRAAIETLESVGIDRIEGRIGELAGRLADGVPADRLLSPAEPESGLVTVDVDDPETTVERLADEGIRLRDLPHPEAVRASVHAVNTEREVDRLLEALEAAW
- the azf gene encoding NAD-dependent glucose-6-phosphate dehydrogenase Azf; this translates as MAQPVLLTGAGGRVGQAILRGIGDDHDWRLLDREPLAADRIPDGVDADDLYVADVTDMDALREAMAGVESVVHLAGDPRTDASWESVLRNNIDGTRAVFEAAVDAGVDRVAYASSNHAVGHYETDERTPGMYRTDDDYRLDGTEFPRPSNLYGVSKATGELLGRYYHDEYGIDVVCVRIGNLTRSHPPREYERGQAMWLSHRDCAHLFDRCLRADYGFEIVYGISDNDRKYYSIERAREVLGYEPRDNSAEYTFEGDPRDDA
- a CDS encoding TspO/MBR family protein, which codes for MVSLVARFRRFPRDRPVLALVFAILTVEIVGASGSIFTIQSLSTWYDTIQRPMIAPPNWIFGPVWTTLFALIGVALWLVWRQTESSPREARIAFGVFVVHFVFNLGWSAVFFGLQEIGWGLAVIGLLWLLIVTTMWAFDRVDRRAALLLVPYLLWVSFAAYLNYRFWVLN
- a CDS encoding DUF5806 family protein, which gives rise to MSEDQEQAPESAVGSESTDERGPAETDTGGSPEPAEKSGPEPAGPAEAGESGESDVPEDVRKYERFTKMDGAQYDRVNEFLRDRTYITAREWAIARLCADFRTETGVEMTKIGENLPELVPFMTDTYTPQAVNQARHSFEGKVTKAGATFLYGAMCGFFTAEDLDEMMYEVTEIAKFLMEVEGVDLAVEDELEAEEQISSVMREVRESSQRIRGEEVRCPECGHVHEADAEE
- a CDS encoding DUF7512 family protein codes for the protein MAGLAVPSWDPVAARLIGTVLLEAIVLYVGYAGLERLVGPAILDALVGGDGVGGE
- a CDS encoding helix-turn-helix domain-containing protein — protein: MPDSMSEQLQQDMECEGLLECFHGLKQLDKDCFRALVRAEEPLTVDEVAEAVDRERSTAYRAIQRLLQTGFIRKDQVNYDQGGYYHVYSPTDPSKIADDMQRMLNDWYAKMGQLIQEFETKYESADATVPAES